Proteins encoded within one genomic window of Firmicutes bacterium CAG:345:
- a CDS encoding acetate kinase 1 (product inferred by homology to UniProt), translating to MKIMSVNAGSSSLKFKLYEMPEEKVITSGIAERIGHEDGIFRIKKLDGTERKEVLPILDHATAVDLLLKALIDEKIISSLEEIKGIGHRVVQGGKYFSCSAEFNQYTEDRVKELIPLAPLHNGAHLVAFHAFKNALPNVGNVAVFDTAFHQTMEPEDYLYPIPYEYYEKYAVRRYGAHGTSHKYLSVTAKEKYLKDKEHYNIITLHLGSGASLAAIKDGKCIATTMGLTPLGGVMMGTRTGDMDPSVMEFLCTQTGKSVQEIYNEFNFKSGLLGISGISNDTRDIEEGYYKGEERCVLAVKMWARRIADFIGSYYIRLGHVDLLVFSAGIGENAPLYRKAVIDNITEALKVKIDDEANKNTVKGKEGIISTKDSAIPVAVIPTDEEVMIARDVISTLHLL from the coding sequence AGTTCATCACTTAAATTCAAACTCTATGAAATGCCGGAAGAAAAGGTAATTACATCTGGCATCGCTGAAAGAATCGGCCATGAAGATGGAATTTTCCGCATAAAAAAATTAGATGGAACCGAAAGAAAAGAAGTTCTTCCAATTCTTGATCATGCTACAGCAGTTGATCTTTTATTAAAAGCTTTAATAGATGAAAAAATTATCTCTTCATTAGAAGAAATTAAAGGTATTGGTCATCGTGTAGTTCAAGGTGGTAAATATTTCTCTTGTTCTGCTGAATTCAATCAATATACTGAAGATCGTGTAAAAGAATTAATTCCTCTTGCTCCTCTTCATAATGGTGCTCATCTTGTCGCTTTCCACGCATTTAAAAATGCTTTGCCAAACGTTGGAAATGTTGCAGTCTTTGATACAGCTTTCCATCAAACTATGGAACCTGAAGATTATCTATACCCTATTCCATATGAATATTATGAAAAATATGCTGTTCGTCGCTATGGTGCTCATGGTACTTCTCATAAATATTTATCAGTAACCGCTAAAGAAAAATATCTTAAGGACAAAGAACATTATAATATCATCACTTTACATCTTGGTAGCGGTGCATCCTTAGCTGCTATTAAAGATGGTAAATGCATAGCTACAACTATGGGATTAACTCCATTAGGCGGTGTTATGATGGGAACTAGAACTGGTGATATGGATCCATCCGTTATGGAATTTTTATGCACACAAACCGGAAAATCAGTTCAAGAAATATATAACGAATTCAATTTCAAATCCGGATTATTAGGAATCTCAGGAATCAGCAATGATACAAGAGATATTGAAGAAGGCTACTATAAAGGTGAAGAACGTTGTGTTTTAGCTGTTAAAATGTGGGCAAGAAGAATTGCAGATTTCATCGGTTCTTATTATATAAGACTTGGACATGTTGACTTATTAGTCTTCTCCGCTGGAATTGGTGAAAATGCTCCTTTATATAGAAAAGCAGTTATCGATAATATTACTGAAGCTTTAAAAGTTAAAATTGATGATGAAGCTAACAAAAATACTGTCAAAGGAAAAGAAGGAATTATTTCTACCAAAGATAGTGCAATTCCTGTCGCTGTTATCCCAACAGATGAAGAAGTTATGATTGCCCGCGATGTAATATCTACTCTTCATTTACTTTAA